GTCCTGGCCAGACCTGGTGAGACAGGAAGCTCTGCCAACTGGGTGTCTGGGCAGGACAAGCCCTCTCTGTGCAGTAGCCCAGCCACCCTGGGACTGAGGCCCTTTCAGCAGTCAGAGAGCAGAGCCCCTCCATGTCTTTCTCTGTCACTGGGCCAGAGGTGCCTGGTCCATGGAGCTGGCACACTCACTGCCAACATCATCCGCCGACTTCCCTGATGCTCCTTGTAGACTTGGGGAGGGGGCTGCAAAAATAGAAGGGCCTTCATGTTGGTGGAGGGCTCCAGCCTGGGTGGATCCCACAGGTCTGAGGCCAGCCTTTGGCAGGCACCTGGGCCAGGGCAAGCCACTTCTTCCCCAGGGATGAGAAGGAGGGATATGCTAGTTAAGGAGGGAGGAAAACTTGCTCTAAGAGCAGGAGCACTCCTCCCCTCTCCTATGTATCAGAGAAAAGGGGTGGCAGTGAAGTGTAGTCCAGGGCACACCTGGGACCTTTCCAGGaccttaatcccagtgactacccaagagacagtccctgatgCTGTCCTGGGTCCTGGGCAGAAACTGACAAAGGGTGAGAAGCTTTGAGCAGGGGAGATTATAGGCATGGATGCCTTCTGGGCCTAAGCTACAGGGTTGCTGACCACAAGGACTCCTGCCCAGGGGCTAAGGTCTGCAGATAGACAGAGGGCAGGCAGGAGGCCCAGCATCCCTGGCTGGGGCTGAGTTCATTTTCTCACTAGGGGCTAGACCCTAGGGGGTTTCAGGCACAAAAGTTCTGAGGACACAGCTCAGTCTTCGTGTCCCCTCCCCAACCCCAGTAGCTTCAGAGCCATCCCCAGAGACCTTCCACTGCCCAGCCTGCTGCCATCCTTTGCCCCGGGCCTGgtcctggtgatcctcctgccccagggtCCTCCAGAAGCTCCAGCCTTTGCACAGGGCATCTGCTGCCAGGACAGGAACTGGCTGTTGGGCGGCCCATGTCCCCAACTGTGCTCTTGTATTTACCCTGACTCCTCTAGACTCCAGTGGGCAATGTGCAGTGTTCCAAAGGTCTTGAATCAatgagggagggaagaaaaagagagggagagtTGGTGGGGAGGGGTGAGAATGTGCAGTCATTCACTCACCAAATGCTGTGTACCTTCCAGGTGCCAGGCCTGGGGCCACAAGGGTGGGTGAGGGGACCTTAGTTGCAGGTGGGAGAGAGGAGGGTGATAAGGAGGAGACAAGGCTAGGTGGCACCTTGGAACCTGGATGGACACAGGCTGGAGGCAGGTCAGGTGGACGTAAGCAAGCTCAAGGGATCCAGCACCTCTTTCAAGAATGGGCAGGAATGAGGCCCTGCTTTGGACTTGGGAGACAGTGGCCATCTTTTCCTCTCAGCACCCCAACAGGTAGCCTCACTCACCAGCAGCAACAACCTGGCTCGGAAGGGCACCCCTCTGGGTGCCCTCTGGGGGCCAGCGCAGCTCCCCACTTTCCACAGCACCTGCCTCACTGGGCTCCACCACGATTGAGGGCAGCCGTGGGCCCAGCCGAGGGCCCTTCTCCCGGGCACTCCCCACTGCCTGCAGAGAAAGTTGACAGGGGTCAGGGCAATACCAAGCCCTGGGCTCCCTGCCCCCTCACTCCTCCCCTCTGCCCTCTGCCCCATTAGGAGTTCCAGGCAGGCGTAAGCAtgagtgtgcatgcacacacatgggTATCCCCAAGATGGGTCTGCCCCCCTATCCCACTACCAGGGAGGGGGGCACTTGGCTGCTGGGGTCACAGCTCTCCCTGAGCCACCATAGAACATACATGACTCATTCTCAGAAGCTTATTTCACAGACAGGAGCCTGAGGCTGGAGAAGCCAGGGTTACTCCAGGAGTGATATGTACCCCCAGCTGCTCCTGTACCTGGAAGTCTGCACAACCCCTTCCTGGGGTCTTCCCTGCTGGGACATTGGCCTCCTTCCATTCAGAGGAGCTGGGAAGATGTTGCCATGACAACCTGAGCTCTGGCTCTCAGCTCATTGTTCAGTGCCCACACCAGCCCTTTGGGTGCCCTCAGCTTCTCCGCCTCCCATTCAAGACCTTGCAAGGTGGAGGCCACAGTACTACCTCACACACCTCCATCTCTCAGCACCCCAGTGGCCTGGACCTGCCTGTGCTGTCCCACTTCTTGCCCTGGCTTAGGCAGGTTCCCTCTTTCTGGAGCTCCCCACCTCCCATCTTTTCCATCCAAGAGGACAGCTCCTTGGTGCAGGTCCTCTGACCCACAATGGTACATGTGCCCTAAGGAAGGGCAGGAACACAGCAGGTGGAACTTTGCTAAACAGTCCTTGAACAACTGCAGAATCACCTGGCAGTGGACTTCAATGCACATTGGACCCTCTATTATTTTTCCCTCTATGGTATatttagcataatttggtcaatttcattccacccAAAGAGAGGaatgacttgatttttttttaggaCCCTCTCTTAACCAAGTACTTCAGGTGACCCTGAGTTTTGAGAACAGGCATCACCAGGTTGGGCCTTCTGTGGAATGAAAGAGCAGATAGACTTCAAAGGACAGCAGAGAAGGGCCCCCGCCCTGCCTCTTGCACTATCAGTTCAGGGCTCCTTTCCCAACCTGTCTCTCTCCCCACATGCCATTTTCCTtcctgccccacccccagccaGGGGACTACTCTGCTCAGTGTCCTCACTCTGTTGAAGAGGGCCCAGACTGGCAGAGTTTGCAGGGCAGCTGGGCGGTGGCCCCAGATTCCAGGATGGCCCTGTGCAACTCTGGGCTGCTCTCTGCTGGCTCCATGGCACCCGGCCCAGCACTGGAACCCAAAGCACCCAGGCTGCTTCCTCTGTGCAGAGACCTCAGTCAGGTCTTTGCTGCCTCTATGGTCCACTCCCAGAAAACAAGTTGAAGGCAGGCCCCTGGTATTGCATCACCCAACAGTGAATAGAGTATGCTCTTAATCTTGGGGAACAAGTCCTGGTGTCCCCAAATCCATAGGGGTGCTAAGTAAGTCAGGATGGCTCACCTTCAATTGCTTTCTGCACCAgactttgataaaaaaaaaaaaaagcaacgacCTCCCCCACctggtaggtaaactgaggccagcaGTGAAGAGAGGCCTGTCCCAAGTCATGAGCCAGTGCTTGAGGCTGGCTATCTTCTGTCCCCTCACCCCACACCTCAACCACTTACCTTCCCTTCTGGGCCGCCGGTTCCCTCAACAGGGCTTAGCTCTGACAAGGTGGGCTGGGAGGTGCTCATGCTGCTGCCTTGACAGGCTGCACAAAGAGGGGCAGGAATGAGGTGTCCACTGTGGCTGAAGCTGGATACCCCCTCCTCCCAAAAGCCTTTAGACTgccctccccccacccaccctACCCTGCCTGGCACAGTGACTCTTATAGGATCTTTATCATGCTTCTCCCTGCTGAGCCCCCACCCAGGGGGGCGCTGTTCAGCTGCCACACAGTGCCTAAGGCTGCAGAGAGGCACAAGTAGGAAGGGAAGAGACTGAACTAGCCTCAAGGCCCAGGAAGGTCCCCTGgaagaaggtctgctggcctgaaGGATGAGTAGGAGACAACCAGGTCAGCTGGGAGGAGAGacctgtgttctgaagcagagaaCAGCCAGGGGAGGGCACAGAGGACCTGGGGGACGCAAGTGGTTTTCTGAGCCAGGGACCTGGAGTAGCAAAGGATGGGCCTcatgtctttttattattattattattattattattattattattattattttagttttagatggacacaatatctttattttatttttatgtggtgctgagaatcgaacccagtgcctcacgaatgctaggtgaaccacttgagccacattccccagcccccCAGTTTCTTCTTACACTTCACATATCCAGTTAGGCCCTTAGCTCCCACCATCAGAGAGGAAATGATATCCTGTCTACACGTGGCCATGCCCACCCAGGTGGGGCATAGGGCAAGTGAGCTCCAAGGGCTCTGGAAAGAGAAGACCAACTGCCTCTTCACCAGCAGTGTGGCCAGGTGGGCTCTAGGGGATATGTCCAGGGGGTGGGTTTGGCAGTTAGAGGCCTGATTCTGGATGGCAGCAGGGGGCCACAGGCAAGGGGCATAAGAACTGGAAGAAGACTGGACCCAGGGAGAGCAGTGACCAGCAGAATAGAATGCCTGTGACATCCTGCTGGCTGAGAAGGAGGCTTTGTGGGCACCCAGCAAGGGCAGGGGCTGCTATTCTGGAAAGTGAGGTTTCCTTCACCAAACACGCAGTTCAGGTCAGCTCAGGTCCCACAGATGCCCAGGAAGGAGAGGGGCACACACTGTTGCGGGACATCCCCAAGCAATGAGCAGCCAGTCCATGTCTACTGGAGAAGCTCCCCAGTCCCAGAGCCCATGGCATCCTCCATGACCCATGGTCCCAGGTCTGGCCCTCCACTGATCCCCTTCCAAGATCTCATCCCAGGGCCTGGGAATCTCTAATGGAGTCCACAGAAGCCAGGACAGAGCCCAGAGAAGGGCAAGGCAGGGAAACTACTGGCCACAGAGACCAAGGCAAGGAGAAGGAGCTGGAGAGAGACCAGAGGGCATCAGCTAGGAATGAGAAGG
This region of Callospermophilus lateralis isolate mCalLat2 chromosome 3, mCalLat2.hap1, whole genome shotgun sequence genomic DNA includes:
- the Lbhd2 gene encoding LBH domain-containing protein 2, with product MSTSQPTLSELSPVEGTGGPEGKAVGSAREKGPRLGPRLPSIVVEPSEAGAVESGELRWPPEGTQRGALPSQVVAAAPSPSLQGASGKSADDVGSECASSMDQAPLAQ